CTTGTCCACTGAGGCGGCGTCCACCACTATGTCTGTCTGCACCTTGGGCAGCAGGGTCACCTCTATGGGGGTGCCGCGGTAGTATTCGGGCTTGCCCTTCTGGGCTCCGTAGCCCATGACGTTGGTGACGGTCATACCGGTGATGCCTATCTTGTTCATGGCTGCCTTCAGGTCTTCAAGGCCGGAGGGCCGGCATATGATGCGTATGGCGGCAAAAAGCTGTTCCGAGGGGCTCTTGGCCTTCACGTGCATCACGGGCACTGTCTCTCCGGCGAGCTCTGTCACTGCAGGGGCGGGCTCTGCCGTGGGAGCTATGCTGCTCATGACGGTAAAGCCGGCGTAGGCGGAATACAGGCTGTGCTCCGAACGGTCCAGACCTGTGATCTCGTCGGCGGCCTCTGCCCGGAGGCCTATGGTCTTTTTGATGATAAAAAACACTATGGATATGACGCAGGTCGTCCACAGCATCACGGCAACGACTCCCAGGGCCTGCACGCCCAGAAAGCCTGCTCCTCCTCCGTAGAAAAGTCCCTTGGGGGTGGAGATGCCCGTGGCAAAAAGACCGGTCATAATGGTGCCCAGGGCGCCGCAGACTCCGTGGACGGCAATGGCGCCGACGGGGTCGTCGATCCTGGCTATCTTGTCAAAAAACTCCACGGCAAAGATCACGGTGACGCCGCAGCAAATGCCGATGACGGCTGCTCCGAAGGGGTTGACGGCGTCGCAGCCTGCCGTGATGCCCACCAGACCTGCCAGCGAGGCGTTGAAGGTCATGGACACGTCGGGCTTGCCGTAGCGGCACCAGGTGATGATCATGGCGACCACCGTGGCCACTGTGGCGGCCAGGTTGGTGTTGAAGAACACCCGGCCGGCGGTGGATATGAGGTCGTCGGTATCCATTCCCACCGTGCTGGCTCCGTTGAAGCCGAACCAGCAGAACCACAGGATGAATACGCCCAGCGCCGCAATGGGTATATTGTGTCCGGGGATGGCCCGGGGTTTGCCGTCGGAGCCGTATTTGCCCACACGGGCTCCCAGCATGGCGGCTCCGATCATGGAGCAGACGCCGCCTACCATGTGCACGGCAGTGGAACCGGCAAAGTCATGAAAGCCCAGGTTTGCCAGCCAGCCGCCGCCCCATATCCAGTGTCCGGATACGGGATATATGAACATGCTTATCACAGCCGAGTACAGGCAGTAGGCGCTGAATTTGGTCCGCTCTGCCATGGCTCCCGCCACGATGGTGGCCGAGGTGGCGCAAAATACCGACTGGAAAATGACGAAGGCCCACAGAGGGACGCCCGACGGGAGCGCGTGTCCGTAATCCTTCAGGATAAACGGATCGCCCCAGCCGATCACTGCCGAGCCGGCTCCGAACATGATGCCGAAGCCCACCAGCCAGTAAAGCGGGGTCCCTATACAAAGGTCCATCAGGTTTTTCATCAGGATGTTGCCGGCGTTCTTGGCTTGCGTAAAGCCGGCCTCGCACATGGCAAAGCCTGCCTGCATAAAGAATACCAATGCAGCGCCGACCAGCACCCATATCGTGTTTACCGCAGAAAATGTCATCATTCTTACCTCCATTTGTTTCTCTGTAGTACACTGAAATGATCCGGGCGGCAGGGCTTATGGTCCGCGATAATATACCAACATGACTGTTCCTCCTTGTCTGAATAATTATGTCACGGTAATGCGTTCATCATCAATACGGTCGCCCGGCAGACAAACACCGGGGCTTCCCCGCAGGATCTGTGACCCGGCGGGACACACAAAAGGGCGAAAAGGTTTATCTCTTTCTGGCAGACAAAAACGCGCCTGCAGACAGATGGGTGATGCAGATACCCAACAGGCAGCCGGCAAAATCTATGAGCACGTCTGTGAACTCGCAGGACCGGCCGGGGACGAAGAGCTGATGGATCTCGTCGGACACGGCATAGACCAGACCCGTGACGGCAGGCGCCGCCTGTCTCAGGGGCTTTTTCAGCATATACGCAAAAGCCACCGCGCAGGCGATGAAGCCGAACACCGCGAATACGGTGAAATGAGCGATCTTGCGGACCACCTTGTCCGCCTTGTGTCTCAGGTCCAGCTGCTCCATGAGAGGCATATCGTTGAATCCGGGATAAATGATACAAAGGATACGATGGGTAAAATTGTGTGAGAGAGACCCCGAGTCATCTGCGCTCTGCGAAGAAAAGCGGAAGATGACCACTGCCCAGGCGATGAGCATTACGATACTGAAGAATCTGAAGAATTTGATCATCGTAAGCGGTCTCCTTAAAACCACAGTATATTATACTTGCTTTCGGCCCCGGTGTCAAGCGGTTTTTTTGACACCTCGGGAAATATTCGCCCCGTATGTGCTATAATATGTGTGAATACTATGTGTAATACTATGCGTGAGGAAATCCTATGAAAAAACTGCTGACAGCCATATTTGCGCTGCTGATATGCTCCGTGGCGTGGGCGCAGACCATCTCCGAATCGGACGGTTCCTATGTCGTCACCGGCGAAGGCTACAGGGCCGTGATCCCCGCGGGCCGTATGATGAGCAGCCTGCAGATATCCGGCACCGAATTTTTGCAAAGCATCGACGTCTTTCCCGGGACCACCTTTTTCAACAACGGTGAGCCCAAAGAGGCGTCCGTGAACAGGCGCGAGGGCAACAACATCATCTGCACCGTGGAGGGCTACGGCATCGCCAC
The nucleotide sequence above comes from Abditibacteriota bacterium. Encoded proteins:
- the amt gene encoding ammonium transporter, producing the protein MTFSAVNTIWVLVGAALVFFMQAGFAMCEAGFTQAKNAGNILMKNLMDLCIGTPLYWLVGFGIMFGAGSAVIGWGDPFILKDYGHALPSGVPLWAFVIFQSVFCATSATIVAGAMAERTKFSAYCLYSAVISMFIYPVSGHWIWGGGWLANLGFHDFAGSTAVHMVGGVCSMIGAAMLGARVGKYGSDGKPRAIPGHNIPIAALGVFILWFCWFGFNGASTVGMDTDDLISTAGRVFFNTNLAATVATVVAMIITWCRYGKPDVSMTFNASLAGLVGITAGCDAVNPFGAAVIGICCGVTVIFAVEFFDKIARIDDPVGAIAVHGVCGALGTIMTGLFATGISTPKGLFYGGGAGFLGVQALGVVAVMLWTTCVISIVFFIIKKTIGLRAEAADEITGLDRSEHSLYSAYAGFTVMSSIAPTAEPAPAVTELAGETVPVMHVKAKSPSEQLFAAIRIICRPSGLEDLKAAMNKIGITGMTVTNVMGYGAQKGKPEYYRGTPIEVTLLPKVQTDIVVDAASVDKVVAAARKVLYTGHIGDGKIFITDVDNIVRVRTGEEGAEALQQSE
- a CDS encoding VanZ family protein yields the protein MIKFFRFFSIVMLIAWAVVIFRFSSQSADDSGSLSHNFTHRILCIIYPGFNDMPLMEQLDLRHKADKVVRKIAHFTVFAVFGFIACAVAFAYMLKKPLRQAAPAVTGLVYAVSDEIHQLFVPGRSCEFTDVLIDFAGCLLGICITHLSAGAFLSARKR